The following nucleotide sequence is from Thermodesulfobacteriota bacterium.
CCATGGTCCTCATGGCCCAGAACTTCAACCTGCGCTACCCCCTCATCGACGGGCAGGGCAACTGGGGCAGCCTCGACGGCGACAACGCGGCGGCCATGCGCTACACCGAGTGCCGCCTCACCGAGTTCTCCAGAGTGCTCCTGGAGGAGCTCGGCAAGGGCACGGTGGATTTTCGGCCCAACTACGACGGCAACGAGCTGGAGCCCGCCTTCCTTCCCGCGCGGGTGCCCACGGTGCTCCTGGCCGACCAACTCGGCATCGCGGTGGGCATGGCGTCCAGCGTCCCCGCCCACAACCTGCTTGAGGTGTGCCGGGCGGCGATCGCCCTCTTCCAGAGCCCCGGCACGACCTTGAAGGGTCTCCTGCGCCACGTGAAGGGGCCCGACTTCCCCTGCGGCGGCCAGATCATCAACTCCCCGGCGGAGCTCGAGGAGATCTACGCCACAGGGGCCGGGATGCTCACCGTACGCGCCCGGTACGAGGTGAAGAAGGACGCCGACGGGTGGCACCTGGTCTTCACCGAGCTGCCTCCCAAGGTCTCTCCCGAGCAGGTGCTCCTGGAGCTCGACGCCCTCTCCAACCCCCAGCCCAAGGCCAAGGGGAAGAAGGCGGGCGAGGCGAACCTCACCCCCGAGCAGCGCGCCGCCAAGCAGGCCATGCTCGCCCGGGTGGGAGAGGTCAACAACGGCGCCGGCAACGACACCGGGCCCGTGTACCTGGAGGTCTACCCCAGGTCCCGCCGCCAAGACCCGGACGAGCTCGCCGTCTACCTCTTCGGCGTCACGAGCCTGGAGAGCCGCCTCAAGGTGCAGTTCAACCTCATCAACCGGGCGGGGCTGCCCACCCAGATGCCGCTGCTCGACATCCTGCGCGATTGGAACGCCTTCCGCTTCGAGACCGTCACCCGGCGCTGCCGCTTCCGCCTGGAGCAGGTGGAGGCGCGGCTGCACATCCTGGAGGGGTTTGCCCGCATCCTCCTGGACATGGACGAGGTGATCCGGCTCATTCGCGCGGCCGAGGACGACCAGGAGGCCAAGCGCGGCCTCGTGGCGCGCTGGGAGCTCTCCGAGGTCCAGGCCGACAAGATCCTCGACATGAAGCTCCGGCAGCTCACAAGGCTCGACGAGCTGGCCATCGAGAAGGAGCTGGCGGAGAAGGGGCAGGAGCGCCGGGAGCTCCAGCGCCTCCTGGAGGACGAGGGCGCCATGACCGAGCTCATCGTCTCGGAGCTGCGCGAAGACATCCGCCGCTTCGGCGACCCCCGCCGCACCCTCATCGAGCAGGCCCAGGCGGCGCACTTCGATGACGCGGTGCCCGACGAGCCGGTGACCGTCATCGTCTCCCGGAAGGGGTGGGCGCGAAGCCGCTCGGGCCACGGCCTCGACCTCGCGGGCCTCACGTTCAAGGACGGCGACGCCCTCCACGCCGTGGTGGAGACCCGCACCTCGAAGCTCCTGGTCCTCCTGGACGAAAACGGCCGCGCCTACACCGTGGCGGCGGTCCAGATCCCCGGGGGCCGGGGGGACGGGGTGCCCCTGACCTCGCTCCTCGAGCTCCAGGACCGGTCCCGCATCGTGGCCGTCTTCGCCGCCGAGGAGAAGGAGAGGGTGCTGCTGGCCTCCTCGGCCGGCTACGGCTTCGTCACCGAGGTGGGTAACCTCCTGGGGCGAAACAAGGCGGGCAAGGCCGTTCTCAACACCGCAGGCGGCACCGCCCTGCCGCCGATCCTCCTGCGCCCCGGCGAGAACCGGGTGGCGGCGGTCTCCAGTTCCGGGTATATGGCGGTCTTCGGCCTGGACGAAATCCCGGAGTTCCCCAAGGGGAAGGGCAACAAGCTCCTGGCGCTGCGGGGGGAGGAGACCCTGGAGCGGCTCCACGTGTTCTTCGCCACGGTTTCCCTGCCCGCCAGGCGGGGAACGGGGGAGGTGGTCATCGGGGGGGCGGACCTGGAGCTCTACGTGCGCAAGCGCGGGTCGCGGGGCCGGCTGCTGCCGAGAAGCGTGGCCACGGGCGGATCGGCCGGCCCCGCGGCAAGAAAGCGGGCCCGCCAGGAGGATTTGTTCTAGCGGTCGGCGAGCCGCTTTCAGCCGGCAGCTCGGAGCCCGGGTTGGGAGCCGCGCCCTTGGCTCTCCCTGAGCGCTGAGCGCTGACGGCTGAGCTGAGAGTTGGCCGCCCTACACCTTGATGTCCAGGAGCCGCCCTTCCTCTCGCTCGGGGAGCCCCTCGTCCTCGGAATCGCCCGGAGGGCCGTCCCCGGGCCGCTCCCGGTGCTGCCGATCCCGCTCGTCCCGGGGGTCCCGGGGCCGGACGCGGGACTCGGCGGAGCGCTCCGGGGCCTCCACCTCCTTGTGGAGCTCCTCCACCCGCTTTACCGCGGCCTGGGTGGCCAGCCGCTGGGCCAGGACGCTCGCCTCGGGGTCGAGTCGGCGGAACGCCTCCATGCCCCGGCTCAGGACCGCCAGGTCCACCATGCGTACGCTGTCTGCCACGGGAACCTCCCTGCCCACCGTGTGCCCGCCCCGCATGTCCGCAAGGGACGGATCGTCAGGGCAGCCTGCAAACTTGAAGCCGAGCCGCGAGCCCCGGGGGCTGCCAGAGGCCACCAGAAAGCGCCGGGGCGGGGTCCGGGAGCCCTGGCCATTGGTCGGGGCCCCGTGCCGCCTCGGCCGACCCGCCGCAGCTCGGCCGAACCCAGTGAGGCTCGGCGCACCGGCTCCCTCGAAGACGCTGCCTCCGGACATCGCGGGTTGCGGGGTCGCTCCCGCCCCTCCTGGGCTTCGCGACACTCGCCCGTCCTGGCCAGCGGCGGAGCGCAGGGGCTCCCGGACCCCGCTCGCCACCCAGGTGGTGGATCGTGGGCTGCCTCCCCGCTTCCCCCCAACGGGGGCCTCTGGTAGGCTGCCAACCCCAAACGCTCACCCCTTCCGGAGGGAAGACGAGATGCGCATCTTGTGGATCGGCGCAGCCCTGGCGGCCATGGCCGCCATCGTCCCACTCGAGACCCTGGCCCAGGAGGGCAGGGCCCCCGGCCAGACCACCCTCTCCATCGCCCAGGGGGAGGACCTCTCCCAGCGGGCCCTGGCGATCCTCAACGAGAGGTGCACCGTGTGCCACGGGGCCGAGCGCTTCGAAGCCCGCCATTTCAGCGAACAGGAGTGGAACCGGGTGCTCGACGCGATGGTGGGCCTGGGGGCGCGCCTCTCGGGGGACGAGATGGACGTCCTGCGCCACTGGAGCAAGGAAAAGTGACGCGAAGAACCGCCGCCATGGGGTTACTGCTGGCATGGGCCGTCTGGGCCGATGCCGGCGCCCAGGACGCCCCCCGGCCCCCGGGGCCGCCGCCGGCGCTGGTGGTCACGGCCCCGGTGGTAGAGGACACCGTGAAGCCCGAGGTGTCGCTGGTGGGGTCGGTGCAGGCCCGGGCCGAGAGCCTGGTGGCCGCCGAGGTCGGGGGCATCGCCCGCCAGGTGGAGGCCCGTCGGGGGAGGGCGATCCAGAAGGGCGAGGTGCTGGCGGTCTTGCGGGACGCGGAGCTCGACGAGGAGCTGGAGGGCGCCCGGGCGGATCACCGCCTGGCGGAGGCCGAGCTCGAAAAGGCCCGGGCCGACCTGGCCCGGGCCCAGGACCTGGTGCGCAAGCAGGTGGCCCCCCAGGAGCAGCTCGACGCGGCCCGCCGGGATGCCCAGGTCTGGGAGCAGCGGGTGGCCAAGGCCCAATCGGCGGTGCGGCTGCTGGAGGACCGCTACTCCCGCCAGACTGTGCGGGCCCCCTTCGACGGAGTCGTCGTGGAGGAGCACACCGAGGTGGGAGAATGGGTGGCCAAGGGGGGGGCTGTGGCGCGCCTGGCCGACCACGCGGTGGTACTGGTACGGGTACCCGTGCCCGAGCAGTACGTGGTGGAGATTGCCCAGGGACAGGCGGTGGCGGTGCGCCTCGATGCCCTGGGGGGCAGGGAGTTCCGGGGCACCGTGCGCACGGTGATCCCCGTGGGAGATCCCCAGGCCCGCACTTTTCCCGTCGAGGTAGAGGTACGAAACCCCCAGGGCCAGCTCCGGCCGGGCATGACTGCCCGCGTGGCCCTGGCCCTCGGAACGCCGAGGCCGGAGCGCCTGG
It contains:
- a CDS encoding DNA topoisomerase IV subunit A → MQTLDDFRNAVRGRPGEDYIPLGPYLDRSYLSYAVSVLLSRAIPDVRDGLKPVHRRILYAMSQLGLGARATFKKSARVVGDVIGKYHPHGDASVYEAMVLMAQNFNLRYPLIDGQGNWGSLDGDNAAAMRYTECRLTEFSRVLLEELGKGTVDFRPNYDGNELEPAFLPARVPTVLLADQLGIAVGMASSVPAHNLLEVCRAAIALFQSPGTTLKGLLRHVKGPDFPCGGQIINSPAELEEIYATGAGMLTVRARYEVKKDADGWHLVFTELPPKVSPEQVLLELDALSNPQPKAKGKKAGEANLTPEQRAAKQAMLARVGEVNNGAGNDTGPVYLEVYPRSRRQDPDELAVYLFGVTSLESRLKVQFNLINRAGLPTQMPLLDILRDWNAFRFETVTRRCRFRLEQVEARLHILEGFARILLDMDEVIRLIRAAEDDQEAKRGLVARWELSEVQADKILDMKLRQLTRLDELAIEKELAEKGQERRELQRLLEDEGAMTELIVSELREDIRRFGDPRRTLIEQAQAAHFDDAVPDEPVTVIVSRKGWARSRSGHGLDLAGLTFKDGDALHAVVETRTSKLLVLLDENGRAYTVAAVQIPGGRGDGVPLTSLLELQDRSRIVAVFAAEEKERVLLASSAGYGFVTEVGNLLGRNKAGKAVLNTAGGTALPPILLRPGENRVAAVSSSGYMAVFGLDEIPEFPKGKGNKLLALRGEETLERLHVFFATVSLPARRGTGEVVIGGADLELYVRKRGSRGRLLPRSVATGGSAGPAARKRARQEDLF
- a CDS encoding efflux RND transporter periplasmic adaptor subunit, which codes for MTRRTAAMGLLLAWAVWADAGAQDAPRPPGPPPALVVTAPVVEDTVKPEVSLVGSVQARAESLVAAEVGGIARQVEARRGRAIQKGEVLAVLRDAELDEELEGARADHRLAEAELEKARADLARAQDLVRKQVAPQEQLDAARRDAQVWEQRVAKAQSAVRLLEDRYSRQTVRAPFDGVVVEEHTEVGEWVAKGGAVARLADHAVVLVRVPVPEQYVVEIAQGQAVAVRLDALGGREFRGTVRTVIPVGDPQARTFPVEVEVRNPQGQLRPGMTARVALALGTPRPERLVPKDALVPRGARTLVYAVVEGAAVEVPVEVVGYKGDRAAVQGALPPGAPVIVRGNERVRHGQPVQVAR